One window of the Chitinophaga niabensis genome contains the following:
- a CDS encoding fatty acid desaturase family protein, with product MNDKNKKHAIVRFAPKGNDSFFEMVKAKVDDYFTTNKLSRYATKGMWVKTVVMILIYVAPYVLMVTGVGASSNWLYLGFWALMGLGVVGIGTSVMHDANHGTYSSKKNVNSLMAYILEMIGGYSVTWKIQHNILHHTYTNVSGLDEDIDTTALLRFSPNHKLRWFHRFQFLYAWCLYAVMTLFWMTVKEYRQLVRYNQFSLLKKAKTTLPKAITHLTLYKLFYYGYIIALPLLFSGVSWWMVLVGFAVMHVIAGVALACIFQLAHVMETSSYAEPVMDEGGEQRMEENWAVHQLLNTTNYAPRNKWLSWFIGGLNYQIEHHLFPGICHVHYAKLSPIIHSSAQAFGLPYNVQPTFLHALWDHARMLHMLGRKPRT from the coding sequence ATGAATGACAAGAATAAAAAACATGCCATCGTCCGCTTTGCACCAAAGGGGAATGACAGTTTTTTCGAAATGGTGAAAGCGAAAGTGGATGATTATTTCACTACCAATAAATTATCCCGTTATGCCACTAAAGGCATGTGGGTGAAAACAGTGGTGATGATACTGATCTACGTAGCACCTTATGTGCTGATGGTTACCGGTGTTGGTGCATCCAGTAACTGGCTTTATCTTGGATTCTGGGCACTGATGGGCCTGGGGGTTGTAGGGATTGGTACCTCTGTAATGCACGATGCCAATCACGGTACCTATTCTTCTAAAAAGAATGTGAACTCACTAATGGCATATATATTGGAAATGATCGGCGGGTACAGCGTTACCTGGAAGATTCAGCACAATATATTGCACCATACCTACACCAATGTATCCGGCCTGGACGAAGATATTGATACCACTGCACTGCTGCGTTTCTCTCCGAATCATAAGCTGCGCTGGTTCCATCGTTTTCAGTTCCTTTATGCCTGGTGCCTCTACGCAGTAATGACCCTGTTCTGGATGACGGTAAAAGAATACCGTCAGCTGGTACGCTACAATCAGTTCTCCCTGCTCAAGAAAGCTAAAACCACATTGCCAAAAGCCATCACCCATCTTACTTTGTATAAACTGTTCTATTACGGTTATATCATTGCATTACCCTTACTGTTCTCAGGCGTTTCCTGGTGGATGGTATTAGTAGGTTTTGCCGTGATGCATGTGATCGCAGGTGTTGCGCTGGCTTGTATATTCCAGCTGGCCCACGTGATGGAAACATCTTCTTATGCTGAGCCGGTAATGGATGAAGGTGGTGAACAAAGGATGGAAGAGAACTGGGCCGTGCATCAGTTACTGAACACTACTAACTATGCGCCCCGTAATAAATGGCTTTCCTGGTTTATTGGTGGATTGAACTACCAGATAGAACACCATCTGTTCCCGGGTATCTGCCATGTGCATTACGCTAAATTGTCGCCTATCATTCATAGTTCCGCGCAAGCCTTTGGTTTGCCCTATAATGTACAGCCTACTTTCCTGCATGCCCTTTGGGACCATGCCCGGATGTTACATATGTTGGGACGAAAGCCCAGGACATAA
- the kynU gene encoding kynureninase, whose product MTTKFEASASFAQSMDVLDPLHVLKSRFHFPQHQGKDSIYFCGNSLGLQPKSVTAAIQQELSDWQEMAVEGYFRAKNPWLYYQYNFGKGLSAMMGCSEEEVTVMNTLTVNLHLILQSFYRPTKDRFKIIMEAGAFPSDQYAIETAVKLHGFDPETAIVEVHPVAGEKLLRREVILQTIQDHKDTLALVLMGGINYYTGQFYDIPAITAAAHKTGAYAGWDLAHVAGNIPLQLHNWDVDFAVWCSYKYLNAGPGAAGGLYVHERFGNDPAFPRLGGWWGNDEKTRFKMEKGFVPRKGAAGWQISTAQVFNMVALKASMEIFEEAGIHVLREKSLQLTAYLEHLIRQSPLPCEIITPEDPTQRGAQLSLFFPENGKAVHAQMMETGIICDYREPGVIRLAPAPLYCSYMDVFRFYEVLKLKR is encoded by the coding sequence ATGACAACAAAATTTGAAGCCTCCGCATCTTTTGCGCAAAGCATGGATGTGCTTGATCCTCTGCACGTTCTGAAATCCCGTTTCCACTTCCCGCAACACCAGGGAAAAGACAGTATCTATTTCTGTGGCAATTCCCTCGGATTACAACCAAAGAGCGTCACTGCGGCTATACAGCAGGAATTATCCGATTGGCAGGAAATGGCGGTAGAAGGTTACTTTCGTGCTAAAAATCCCTGGTTATACTATCAGTACAATTTCGGGAAAGGATTATCTGCTATGATGGGTTGCAGTGAGGAAGAAGTGACCGTCATGAATACGCTTACCGTAAACCTTCACCTGATCCTGCAAAGCTTTTACCGCCCCACGAAGGATCGTTTTAAGATCATCATGGAAGCCGGTGCTTTCCCCTCTGACCAGTATGCCATAGAAACCGCCGTAAAACTCCATGGCTTTGATCCGGAAACCGCTATTGTGGAAGTACATCCTGTAGCCGGTGAAAAGCTATTGCGCAGGGAAGTGATCCTGCAAACCATACAGGACCATAAGGATACCCTGGCACTGGTGCTGATGGGCGGCATCAATTACTACACCGGCCAATTCTATGATATACCCGCTATTACTGCAGCAGCTCATAAAACAGGCGCTTATGCCGGTTGGGACCTCGCGCATGTGGCTGGCAATATTCCTTTACAGTTACATAACTGGGATGTGGATTTTGCCGTTTGGTGTTCCTATAAATACCTGAACGCCGGCCCCGGCGCAGCAGGTGGCCTGTATGTACATGAACGTTTTGGGAATGATCCTGCTTTCCCGCGTTTAGGTGGCTGGTGGGGAAATGATGAGAAAACCCGCTTCAAAATGGAAAAAGGTTTTGTGCCCAGGAAAGGAGCTGCAGGATGGCAGATCAGCACTGCACAGGTGTTTAATATGGTAGCCCTGAAAGCATCTATGGAAATATTTGAGGAAGCAGGTATCCATGTATTACGCGAAAAGAGTTTGCAGCTCACCGCTTACCTGGAACACCTGATCCGCCAATCCCCCTTACCATGTGAGATCATCACACCGGAAGATCCAACGCAGAGAGGTGCACAGCTTTCTTTATTCTTCCCCGAAAATGGAAAGGCTGTTCACGCGCAAATGATGGAAACAGGTATTATCTGTGACTATCGTGAACCAGGTGTGATCCGGCTGGCACCTGCACCTTTGTATTGTTCCTATATGGATGTATTCAGGTTTTATGAAGTACTTAAATTGAAAAGATGA
- a CDS encoding SGNH/GDSL hydrolase family protein yields MKINTWLALGDSYTIGEGVPLHENYPYQALQLLRNRGLLFHAPEIIAKTGWTSDELIAHIQQVRLQQEYDMVSILIGVNNQYRGMDVKDFETTLEWLAAKALQLTNNHVERVVVISIPDWGVTPFAQDRDANAIHNAIDQFNAVNLKVSKEKGFHYIDITTGYRSTGMLQESVVEDKLHPSGKVYKEWAEKVAEVFYIGK; encoded by the coding sequence ATGAAAATAAATACCTGGCTGGCCCTGGGCGATTCTTATACCATTGGCGAAGGCGTTCCCTTACACGAAAATTATCCTTACCAGGCATTGCAGTTACTGCGTAATCGTGGCTTATTATTCCACGCGCCGGAGATCATTGCCAAAACCGGCTGGACGAGTGATGAACTTATCGCGCATATACAGCAGGTACGTTTACAGCAGGAGTATGATATGGTAAGTATCCTGATCGGTGTAAATAACCAATACCGCGGCATGGATGTAAAGGATTTTGAAACTACGCTGGAATGGCTGGCTGCAAAAGCATTACAGCTCACCAATAATCATGTGGAAAGGGTAGTGGTGATCAGTATTCCCGACTGGGGTGTTACTCCTTTTGCACAGGATCGTGATGCCAATGCTATTCACAATGCCATTGATCAGTTCAACGCCGTTAATCTGAAAGTCAGTAAAGAAAAAGGATTCCATTACATAGATATTACCACCGGCTACCGGAGCACCGGCATGTTACAGGAAAGTGTGGTAGAAGATAAACTGCATCCATCAGGGAAGGTTTATAAAGAATGGGCGGAAAAGGTAGCGGAAGTTTTTTATATTGGAAAATGA
- a CDS encoding discoidin domain-containing protein, whose amino-acid sequence MIFCCFFVLGSTFSYAQNRSQWVYPDKKGRLVYKTTAAGDRIMDFSYAGYKGGGVVLPNVPVKKKVAPSGSTDDTQLIQSAIDEVSALPLQQGFRGTVLLEPGIFTCAGSLNIHATGVVLRGSGSGKNGTTIKMTGPKHAAILIGVAGKQAAGSKSIPVTDTYLPAGTSSFKVADAVAFSKGDQILVKKPVTEEWIHQMEMDNLKRDGKPQTWISKNSFLVMERKITSISGNTITIDIPLADGGKGIVISHAGASTRITDAGVEQLHIQCPPLEIDYGHAPYSGIKINADDCWVKDVYCEETMNTTTLAGNRITMQQVVVTHTYTNLGASKPTDFSLEGSQNLIDRCEVTGGNTYFVWTAGLRAGPNVILNSTFRGHGSRIQPHMRWSTGLLVDNCTVADGGIDFMNRGVAGSGHGWTMGWGVAWNCIAKTYVIQNPPGAANWAIGCIGTRYQTARLFDSSPILPDGNFDSHDKPVFPQSLYLAQLSERLGNKALQNIGYKENGGFTNKQVAPLPPLKAETDPVYGINKALHRPINTSGGTRGENTLDGDPATYWTTDEGKTTGTLEIDMENPAELSAIAISEVLGNRVTAYKVEGQVNSDWKLLAEGTAIGKRKTAEFPKETIWKVRVTIISATDRPAISEVGLYLK is encoded by the coding sequence ATGATCTTTTGCTGCTTCTTTGTCTTGGGCAGCACATTCTCCTATGCGCAGAACAGGTCTCAATGGGTATATCCCGATAAAAAAGGCCGGCTCGTTTATAAAACCACAGCCGCCGGGGACCGTATCATGGACTTCTCTTATGCAGGATATAAAGGCGGCGGAGTAGTCCTGCCCAATGTACCTGTGAAGAAAAAAGTAGCCCCATCCGGTAGCACAGATGATACACAACTCATCCAATCCGCCATTGACGAAGTATCCGCTTTGCCTTTACAACAGGGCTTCCGGGGAACGGTATTACTGGAGCCGGGTATTTTTACCTGTGCCGGTTCGCTGAATATACATGCCACAGGTGTTGTGTTGCGTGGCAGTGGAAGTGGTAAAAATGGTACTACTATTAAAATGACAGGCCCCAAACATGCAGCCATTTTAATAGGAGTAGCAGGAAAACAAGCTGCTGGTTCCAAAAGCATTCCTGTAACAGATACTTACCTTCCTGCAGGTACTTCTTCCTTCAAAGTAGCCGATGCTGTTGCTTTTTCAAAAGGTGATCAGATCCTCGTAAAGAAACCTGTCACAGAAGAATGGATCCACCAGATGGAAATGGATAATTTAAAACGTGATGGTAAACCACAGACATGGATCAGTAAGAATTCCTTCCTGGTAATGGAACGGAAGATCACTTCCATTTCCGGTAATACCATCACCATAGATATTCCACTGGCAGATGGTGGAAAGGGTATTGTGATCAGCCATGCCGGAGCTTCCACACGTATTACAGATGCTGGTGTGGAACAATTGCACATACAATGCCCGCCACTGGAAATTGATTACGGTCATGCACCGTATTCCGGTATTAAGATCAATGCAGACGACTGCTGGGTGAAAGATGTATACTGCGAAGAAACCATGAACACCACTACCTTAGCAGGTAACCGCATTACCATGCAGCAGGTGGTGGTAACACATACTTACACCAACCTGGGTGCTTCCAAACCAACTGATTTCAGCCTGGAAGGCAGCCAGAACCTGATAGACCGCTGCGAAGTAACAGGAGGTAACACTTACTTTGTTTGGACGGCTGGTTTGAGAGCTGGGCCCAATGTTATATTGAACAGTACTTTCCGTGGCCATGGCAGCCGTATTCAGCCACATATGCGTTGGTCAACCGGTTTGCTGGTAGACAATTGTACCGTAGCAGATGGAGGTATTGATTTCATGAACCGTGGTGTTGCCGGCTCAGGTCATGGCTGGACGATGGGTTGGGGTGTTGCATGGAATTGTATAGCTAAAACGTATGTGATCCAAAACCCCCCCGGTGCTGCAAACTGGGCTATCGGATGTATTGGTACAAGATACCAGACAGCGCGTTTGTTTGACAGCAGTCCTATCTTGCCGGATGGTAATTTTGATTCCCATGATAAACCGGTTTTTCCGCAAAGTCTTTATCTGGCGCAATTATCCGAACGCCTGGGTAATAAAGCATTGCAGAATATTGGGTATAAAGAGAATGGAGGATTCACCAATAAACAGGTAGCGCCATTACCTCCTTTGAAAGCAGAAACAGATCCTGTATACGGCATCAACAAAGCCTTACACCGCCCGATTAATACAAGTGGTGGTACACGTGGTGAAAATACCCTTGATGGTGATCCCGCTACGTACTGGACTACAGATGAAGGTAAAACAACCGGTACTTTGGAAATTGATATGGAAAACCCTGCAGAACTCAGTGCCATTGCTATCAGCGAAGTATTGGGGAATAGGGTGACAGCTTATAAAGTAGAAGGGCAGGTGAACAGCGACTGGAAATTGTTAGCGGAAGGTACTGCTATCGGCAAACGTAAAACAGCTGAATTCCCAAAGGAAACGATCTGGAAAGTACGAGTAACGATCATCAGTGCAACAGACAGGCCTGCTATCAGTGAAGTGGGTTTGTATCTGAAATAA
- a CDS encoding arginase family protein, whose protein sequence is MLRNVEIISAPSILGLRHTGVEYLADSLLRAGLAKQLHAAVHHVPTLNADYNPQRDPHTQCLNPLLLKDFSLTLGKAVSEAVHFPIVLGGDCSILLGIMPALKAKGNYGLLFLDQHADFYEPIKSTTGEVADMDLAIVTGRGPMLLTNINGLRPYVKDEHVVHLGQRDQEETEKYGSQDIRETAIKCFSLTDIERNGVDQIMTSVQQYIDTLKLDGYWLHFDTDVLSDDINPAVDYRLPGGLSFEQAATIMRRLLHANDIAGMSVTCFNPTLDGDGSIAQGITACIVDCLST, encoded by the coding sequence ATGCTGCGTAATGTAGAGATCATATCTGCCCCCTCTATCCTGGGTTTAAGGCACACGGGTGTTGAATACCTTGCAGACAGCTTGCTACGGGCTGGTTTGGCTAAACAGCTCCATGCAGCCGTTCATCATGTACCCACACTTAATGCTGATTATAATCCACAAAGGGACCCACATACGCAGTGCCTCAATCCACTACTGCTGAAAGACTTTTCTCTCACTTTGGGTAAAGCTGTTTCGGAGGCGGTTCATTTCCCGATCGTGCTCGGCGGGGATTGCAGCATTCTGCTGGGTATTATGCCGGCGTTGAAAGCAAAAGGGAATTATGGGCTCCTTTTCCTGGATCAGCATGCTGATTTCTATGAGCCGATAAAATCCACTACAGGGGAAGTAGCAGATATGGACCTCGCCATTGTTACCGGCAGAGGCCCTATGCTGCTTACAAATATCAATGGTTTGCGGCCTTATGTGAAAGATGAACATGTGGTTCACCTTGGCCAGCGGGATCAGGAAGAAACGGAAAAATATGGCTCGCAGGACATCCGGGAAACAGCTATCAAATGTTTTAGTCTCACAGATATTGAACGTAATGGAGTTGATCAGATCATGACTTCCGTACAGCAATACATCGATACCTTAAAGCTGGATGGTTACTGGCTTCATTTTGATACAGATGTATTGTCTGATGACATTAATCCCGCAGTAGATTACCGTTTGCCGGGAGGATTATCTTTTGAACAGGCGGCTACTATTATGCGCAGGCTGCTGCATGCGAATGATATAGCGGGCATGAGTGTAACCTGTTTTAATCCTACGCTGGATGGGGATGGAAGTATTGCGCAAGGGATCACTGCTTGCATTGTTGATTGTTTAAGCACATAA
- a CDS encoding SRPBCC family protein: MTVSPFVIERTYNAPADKVWQAITDPAKMKSWYFDLPGFKPEVGYEFEFYGGEEGGEQYQHLCKVTEVIPGKKLTYSWRYPKYPGNSFVTWELFPEGDKTRLQLTHAGLDTFPQDNKNFRRESFAQGWTDIIGTNLKAFLEQ, from the coding sequence ATGACGGTATCTCCATTTGTAATCGAAAGGACGTACAATGCTCCTGCCGATAAAGTATGGCAAGCGATAACAGATCCTGCCAAAATGAAATCATGGTATTTCGACCTGCCGGGTTTTAAACCTGAAGTTGGCTATGAGTTTGAGTTTTATGGAGGGGAAGAAGGCGGTGAGCAATACCAGCACCTTTGTAAAGTAACAGAGGTGATCCCGGGTAAAAAGCTGACTTATAGCTGGCGGTATCCAAAATATCCCGGCAATTCCTTTGTTACCTGGGAGCTTTTTCCGGAAGGGGATAAAACCCGGTTGCAACTGACGCATGCAGGGCTGGATACTTTCCCGCAAGACAACAAGAATTTCAGAAGAGAAAGTTTTGCACAGGGCTGGACGGATATTATTGGTACAAACCTGAAGGCATTTTTGGAGCAATAG
- a CDS encoding GreA/GreB family elongation factor, with translation MQKVKHQLVFREDDYEMLTACLNDAQRESAFGAHVMATLKADFKRGKLVSRDEFPADVVRLNSKVKLKEAGNNKVMELVLVMPDEADIKQRKISVMAPVGVALIGFREGQEVMWQVPSGKKTFTIIEVENLEV, from the coding sequence ATGCAAAAAGTAAAACATCAGCTGGTGTTCAGAGAAGATGATTATGAAATGTTAACAGCCTGTCTGAACGATGCACAGCGCGAAAGCGCATTTGGCGCACATGTAATGGCAACACTGAAAGCAGATTTCAAAAGAGGAAAACTGGTGAGCCGGGATGAGTTCCCTGCTGATGTGGTACGCCTTAATTCAAAAGTGAAACTAAAAGAAGCAGGCAACAATAAAGTGATGGAGCTGGTGCTGGTAATGCCGGACGAAGCAGACATCAAACAAAGGAAGATCTCCGTAATGGCACCTGTAGGCGTAGCCCTGATAGGATTCCGGGAAGGGCAGGAGGTAATGTGGCAGGTACCTTCCGGGAAGAAAACGTTTACGATCATAGAAGTAGAGAACCTGGAGGTTTAA
- a CDS encoding AraC family transcriptional regulator — translation MKPAIPVYDICSLSMGKDQQDLLIERLNHYLQNNYHKAMHQHGHSFYHLVLFTKGSGTHTLDFTKFSVQPYQVYFMIPGQVHNWHFSPDTDGYVIHFSETFFRSFLMHHDYLERFSFFSGDSKDQVLTVPLPAREEVKALFEKLVAEMETLQYDMIRVLMLQLFLLIERTSVREKKKAIPQQKLLVLRNFQQLINKHYRTIKLPKEYAELLYITPNHLNALCQDLLGKTAGELIRERILLEAKRMLTNADLTVTQIAYELNFQDNSYFNRFFRKYVGFTPDDFRKSLNN, via the coding sequence ATGAAACCAGCCATCCCGGTATATGATATTTGCAGCCTCAGTATGGGGAAAGATCAGCAGGACCTGCTGATAGAAAGATTAAACCATTACCTGCAGAACAACTACCACAAGGCCATGCACCAGCATGGCCATTCATTCTACCACCTGGTATTATTTACAAAAGGAAGCGGTACCCACACCCTGGATTTTACGAAGTTCAGCGTGCAGCCCTACCAGGTTTATTTTATGATCCCGGGCCAGGTGCATAACTGGCACTTTTCACCGGATACGGATGGTTATGTGATCCATTTTTCGGAAACCTTCTTCCGCTCTTTTTTGATGCATCACGATTACCTGGAACGTTTCTCTTTTTTCAGTGGTGACAGTAAAGACCAGGTACTCACAGTACCACTTCCCGCAAGAGAAGAAGTGAAAGCTTTGTTTGAGAAACTGGTAGCAGAAATGGAAACGCTGCAATATGATATGATCCGTGTGCTGATGCTGCAATTGTTCCTGCTCATTGAAAGAACGAGTGTAAGGGAAAAGAAGAAAGCCATTCCCCAGCAGAAACTGCTGGTATTGCGCAACTTTCAGCAATTGATCAACAAACACTACCGTACCATTAAATTACCAAAGGAATACGCAGAACTGTTATATATCACACCTAATCACCTCAATGCCCTTTGCCAGGACCTCCTGGGCAAAACTGCCGGTGAACTGATCCGGGAAAGGATCCTGCTGGAAGCAAAACGTATGCTCACCAATGCAGACCTTACCGTTACACAGATTGCGTATGAACTCAACTTCCAGGATAATTCCTACTTTAACCGCTTCTTCAGAAAGTATGTAGGTTTCACCCCGGATGATTTCAGGAAAAGCTTAAATAATTAG
- a CDS encoding DUF983 domain-containing protein produces MCAEKTDHKPNLILSVLSNKCPRCRRGDLYQQKNPYRLGSFMKMNEHCPVCGQPTEPETGFYFGTGYVSYALSVALSVATFVAWYVLLGFSLYDSRLFWWLGINGALLVILQPILMRVSRSIWLAFFVYYDRNWRLQYKV; encoded by the coding sequence ATGTGTGCCGAAAAAACAGACCACAAACCCAACCTCATCCTCAGTGTATTAAGTAATAAATGCCCGCGTTGCAGAAGGGGAGATCTCTATCAGCAAAAAAATCCCTACCGCCTGGGCAGCTTCATGAAAATGAATGAACATTGCCCTGTATGCGGCCAGCCCACAGAGCCGGAAACAGGTTTCTACTTTGGTACCGGTTATGTAAGTTATGCCCTTTCCGTTGCCCTGAGTGTGGCCACCTTTGTGGCCTGGTACGTTTTATTGGGTTTCTCCCTGTATGATAGCCGCCTTTTCTGGTGGCTGGGCATCAACGGAGCACTCCTGGTTATCTTACAACCCATATTGATGCGGGTTTCGCGGAGTATCTGGCTCGCCTTCTTTGTTTATTACGACAGAAACTGGCGGCTTCAGTATAAAGTTTAA